The genomic DNA GCACGGTCGCACGACGAGTCCGGTGGGCGGTGATCGCAGCGAGATGCCGCGAAGCTGTTGGTGTGATGTACCGCTCCGGCAGGCGCAGTGGTGCAGGTGGTGTCGTGAAAGTCGGCGTTGAGGTGGCGCGTAGCAACGTGGAGAGGCGGGCTGGCGCCGTGCGACGACGCTGCATGGCCGGATGGATAGCGATGTCGAGCGCGCGGGACATGTCGTGGTTCTCGGCGAGTCAAAGAAAAAGTTGCTCGTCGCCTTGGAGCCGATACACCAATTGAATGGGCTGATTGCCACCGAGTGGCATGCGCCCGAGCCGCGCATTGAAGTGGGCGCCTCCCCTACTGCGCCGGAACCGGCGGTGGCGGTGTAGAGGGGGTGCCTTCACCGTTATCGGGAGGCGGTGTGGACGGGGTGCCGCCGCCTTGGCCTGAATCACCGGGCGTGCCGGGTTGATCGGGCGTCGGCGGGACACCGCTATCGTCTCCCGGAGGGAGTCCTGGGGAGTCTGGGATGGCGGTCAGCACCGTATCGCGCCGCGGGATTGTCACCAGCGCGTGACCGGTCTGCGGAGACAATTTTAAGACTTCCAATGTGGTCATACAGCCGAGTGCTTTCGCCGGCCCCATATTTTGATCCAGCGGACTGAGGCACAGCGCGGAAGGAATCGTGGTTTGACCATCGCCGCTGGTGACATCGAAACACGCGCGTTTCGGCAGACCCTGTGTCACGAGAAATCCAGTGAGGCGATAGATACAGCCGGTGTGGAAATCCTGCACCGCGCGACACGGTTGGAGACTCACGACCAGGCCTTCACCGGCGATGACGTCACTGTACGTACACGCCATCGGCTTCGGCGCGGGCATGGGCGGAATCGTCGGTTCCGCACTCCCGGTTCGCGCCGACCCTGCGCGGGGCATTCCGATACACCATACGGCCAAGAGCATGGTCCCCAACCACAAGATGCGATGACGCTGCGGCATTGCGGCCTCCTGATGTTTCTCTGCTGCGTGATCTGAACACCACTGAATACGCACGTATCACGGAATCGGGAAAAAACAACCCGGTATCTGCAGAATATGTTGCGCACGACCGGCCCTGATACGCTACACTGCCGCACAACGCTTATGAATCTCCCTATGCTATTCCAGTCCGAGACGTGCGTGGTGATCGACAAGCCGGCGGGGATGCCGGTGCAGCGGCATCCACAACACCATGCCGCAACGATTGAAGATCAAATGCCAGGATGGCTGCCGGTGCATCGGTTAGACAACGAGACTTCTGGATGCCTGTTGTTGGCAAAAACGCCGGAGGTCTATGAAATGCTGCGGGCGCAATTCGAACGGCAATTGGTCGCGAAGACCTATCTCGCCATCGTCCATGGGCTGACACCAGAGACGTTCGCTGTCGAAACACCGATCGCGCATCATGCCCGCAAAGAACACCGCATGGTCCCGGCCGTGCCCGGCGCGCAGTTCCGCGGCCAACCGCAGGCGGCACGCACGGAAGTCACGACGATCCACCACTATTACCCCAACGCGGCACGGCCGGTGGCACTCTCATTAGTCCGGATCGTCATCCCCACCGGAGTGCGGCACCAAATTCGCGTGCATCTGAACCTCCACGGCTTCCCGATTGTCGGCGATAAACTCTACGGCAAGCGGGTGTTACACTCACAATTCACGATGCCACGGCACTTGCTCCATGCACATCGCCTGACCTTTACGCCGCCTGAGGGCGAGGCCCCGGTCACCGCAGAGGCTCCATCCCCGGATGATTTTTCTCTTTGACGGCTCAAGCGAAGCAACTATCTCTCCGCATTGCCGATAACCACACTATGGCAAGTTTGACCTCCACTGCCGGCCTTGGACGCCGCGCCACGCTGATCGATCCGTTGGCCCCACTCCGTGGGCTCCGAGTCGGTGTGCATTACGGGACGAATCGTTACGTAGAAGAACACGGTCGAGCACGGGCCAGCGTGGCATCGTTTGAGATCGTGGCGAAGACGGATCGCGGTCTCACGGTGGGACGCGACGAAATGGCGGCACGTTTTGCGGACCTATGCGCGGCCGCGACGCAGCAGACGCCGACGATTTCGTTCATTCCATTGACGCGGAGTCGCCACGCCCGCGATCCGGGCGATACGTTGCAGCGCCAAGGCTACACGCACGTATGGGACGTCACACTGGGCGGCCAAGCAGAGCGGTTCCGATTAGTCAGCGACGCAGCTAGTGCTGAAATGGTCGCGTCTGGCATGTGGCTCTACGGCGGTTTCGATGCCCGCCAGCCGTTGCATTTATTTCGCTCGTTGCGCGAATTGCGCTTCACTGCGAACGCGGACCCGACGCATTCGGATTATCTCGGCCTGCATCGCGCCGGCGTCGTCACGTGTTTTCGCACCGGCCGGAGTCGGGGTGCCATCCGGGAAACGGTGACGCATGAATTGTTCCACACCCTTTCATGGGGTGCCCGCGACAGCCGCTTGATCCCGCGCGCGCTGTGCCTGACGATGGAATTAGACGGCGACGATCTGCAATCCGGCCCATTGCAGCGGGATAATTACGCCACTGCGCAACTCGAAGAGCAATGGGCGCAGACCGGGATGTACTGGGCGCGCCGCCAAAATGGTCGCGGCGCAATTTATCCGCATCGCTTTGCGCTGGTCGAAGCAGCACTGCGCGGCGTGTTCGGATAGACCTACGTAAGATTTCCAACGCACTATCCCTGTAAAAATCGTTCCGCATCGATCGCGGCCATACAGCCGGTCCCGGCGGCGGTGATCGCTTGGCGATACGTGTGGTCTTGCGCGTCGCCGCAAACGAAGACGCCGGGGATATTCGTGTGCGTCGAGCCGGGCTTGGTCTGCAAATAGCCGACCGCGTCCATCTCGAGACTGCCCGCAAAGAGCTGCGTGTTCGGCTGATGCCCGATCGCGATGAACACGCCATCCGCAGCGTGGTCGCTCAACGCGCCGGTTTTCAGATTTTTCAAACGCAGTCCGGTCACTTTGTGCTGCTGCACGTCGAAGATTTCGTCGACGGCGCTGTCCCAAATGAAGCGGATTTTCGGATGGTGCGTGGCACGGTGTTGCATCGCCTTCGAGGCACGCAACTGATCACGGCGGTGGACGATCGTCACGGTGCGCGCAAATTTGGTGAGAAACGTCGCCTCTTCCAACGCGGTGTCGCCGCCGCCGATCACGAAAACGTCTTGGTCACGGAAGAAAAATCCGTCGCAGGTGGCACACGCCGAGACGCCGTGGCCCATCAACTGCGCCTCCGACGGGATGCCGAGCAACTTCGCCGACGCGCCGGTCGCAACAATCAGCGTCTGCGTCTGCCACGACTTGAGCCCCGCGTGCAGCGTGAACGGACGCGCGCCGAGTTCCACGCGCTCGATGTGGGCCTGCACGAACTCCGTCCCGAAATGCGCGGCTTGTGCACGAAACAAGTCCATCAGCTCCGGACCCATGACGCCTTTCGGAAATCCGGGATAGTTTTCGACCTCGGTCGTGATCGTCAGTTGTCCGCCCGGCTGGCTGCCTTCAATGACCAGCGGCTTCAGATCGGCGCGCGCGGCATAGATCGCCGCCGTACACCCCGCCGGACCACTCCCTAAGATAATGACGTTATGCATAGGCCCTCGCTAAAAGAACTTCTCCATATGGACCGGGCACAGGCCCAGTGTTTTTAAATACGCGCGCACGTCCTGAATCATCTCACCGCGACCGCAGAGATACACGTCCAGGTCCTTTACTGTAGTAATGCGCTGCGCCACGAGTTGCGTCACGCGGCCGACGACACCCGACCACGTCGCGCTCGGTTGTGACAGCGTCGTGACAAAATGAAAATTGGCATGCGCGGCGACGAGTTGCTGCCATTCGTCTTGGTAATAAACGTCCGCGTCGTGCCGCAGGCCCCAATACAACGTGACTTGGCGGTCGGTGCCGCGGGCCAACAACGAGCGGAGCATCGAGCGAATCGGGCCGATGCCGGTCCCGGTGGCGACGAAAAGGTAATCCCGCGTGCCGCGTTCATCGAGCGTGAACGAGCCGAGCGGGCCACGCAACGTGAGCACTTGCCCCGGATGGAGATTGAACAGAAACGACGATCCGGCACCGCCAGGAACTAAATTCGCGACCACGCCGAGGTAGCCGGTCTCGTGCGGTGGGGTGCAGAGCGAATAGGCGCGGGTGATCGCGGGCCGCGAGTCGTCGCCGGGATCGACGACGATATTGATATATTGTCCCGCGTTGAATGGCACGCGCGTCGGCTGCAGCGGACGAAAGCGAAATTCGCGGACGTGCGGCGTCAGTTGATGAAACGCGAGGAGTTCAGCCGTAATGGTCGGAGGCGGCATGGCCGCAGTCTTTTACTGAGAGTCCCTAGAGGGGCGCAAGGAGAAAGGGCGTCACGCGATCGGTGTGGACCGATCGCGTGACGAGGGGTGGGAAGGTACAGGGATCAAAAACCTTCGGCCGTGGCGAATGGCGCCGGGACCACAGGGTTCACAGGGGGTGGCGGGGCAACCAGCTCCACCACGGCCGGAAAGACACAATGGAAACGCGCGCCGGCCCCGGGGATACTTTCGACCCAGAGCCGACCGTCATGCAAATTCACAATCTCGCGCGCAATCGCGAGCCCAAGACCAGTCCCCTTGTAGCCGTCCACGTCGGCCTGCCGCGCCAGCTGCGTATAGTGATCAAACAGCATCGCCGCGCGCAACGGATCGATGCCAGGACCGTCGTCGCACACCGAGAGCCGCACCTCTCCCATGTCGCGACACGCCTCGATCCGCACCTGCGCCGAGGCAAATCGAAGCGCGTTGCCGATCAAGTTGTGGAGGACCTGCACGAGACTATCCGGGTCCGCCTCGATCTCGGGGAGGTCCTCTTCCAGCTCCAACGTAAGTTCCAGGCCGCGGGCCTTTGCTTGGTGCTGAAAGTCGTCGCGGACCTGTTCGAGGAGTGGGGAGAGCGACACCCGGGTGCGGGTCAGACGGACACGGCCCGAAGTCAACCGACTGAATTCCAAATGATTCTGAATCAGACGGAGCAACCGATCACACTGCCGTTCCGCCGTGGCCACCCACGTGGCCTGCGTGTCGGTGAGTGTCCCCCCCACTTCTTCGCGTAAATTGGCCAACGCGGCCTTGACGATGGCCATCGGACTGCGCAGCTCATGAGAGAGGGTGCTGACCACTGCCTGCATTTGTTCGCGCCCTTCGGCCATATGTTACTTTATACGGCACATTGGGGAGAAACATGAGCACGGCCCGGCTGTAATAACTAACCGGCTGTAACGCCAATGCATTAGGACTGCATTAGGTGGGTTTGGTCGCTTCGTCCGGAGCCTCGGGCAAATGTAACACGCTGCGGGCGAGGGCTTCCATTTGCGCGCCGGTGAGACGCTGTTCATGATCCGGGTCAGACAGCAGGAGTCGTTCAGCCATCGCATGCAGCTGGGCATTTTCTCCATCGCCGAGCTGTTCGGCGGACAGAGGTCCCGCCGCGTCGCTGTCGATCCCCTGCTGCAACCGCATCAAGCCCACGAGTCCCCGATTAGTGACCCGATATGGCCCCTCGGAGCCGCGAAAGTGGGCCTGCGCCAGCGACCAAAGGCGCTCGAAATCCTCTGCCTCTCTGACCTCGGCTTCTTTACGGGCCCGTACGACCTGGCCCGCGCTGGCCGCCAGCCCCAACAGCGCCACCGCCGCGACCGCCATCAACACCACTCCACCAATCAGGTACCCCGCAGCCACTGCGGGCGAGAGCGGGGGTGGACCAGCATAGTCGACATCTTGCATACTCGCGCTGATCGGAAACGCATCGAGGGCTTGGGCCTCCGGCGCTGTGAAGGCTACGCCCGAACCCAGCCCCACTGCCAACGCCAACGGTCCGGACGCAAACCGGACCCCGGTCGGGCCGGCAATGCGCACCAGATCAGGAAAACCGGGCGGAAGCGCCGGCAACGACGGGGCAACGATTGCATCCGTCGCACCCTTCTCCGTCGTGACAACGGTCGGTCCCCGACCACGAGCGTCTACCCGTGGTGGACGCGGTTGATGCACCAGCCCACGAGCCCTCTCCCCATGCGCCCGCGGCGCCCGCTGCCATGCCCTCGCAAATCCATTCGCCTTCATCAGTGAGATCTCCTTTGCACTCCCCACCCTCCATTGCGTACGTCACGCTCGCGCCCTCGTCAATTCATTTGCTGGGGACAGGTACCGTCGGATGCGCGAAAAATGGGCATCCGACGGTACCTGTCCCCCTGCGATACATTAACAACGGGGCAGCCATTTGAGTCTATATCGGACATCCGTCGAAATACTTGCGTCGGACGGCTGGCACACGGCTTGCTCTCTTGAGACGCCGATGGGCATTGGCGCATGGCCGGTTGGGGAACGACCGCGGGAAAAAATGGTGGCGCATGGGGCACGCGCGTTGAGCGACGCCGAATTGATCGCGATTCTGCTCCGCAGCGGCACGCGCGGGCAGTCGGCGTGCGATGTCGCGCGAGAATTGCTTACCCACTGCAGCGGACTGCATGGACTGATGGGCGCGGAGCTTGACGAAGTCGCGACCGTGCCCGGCGTGGGGCGTGTGAAGGCCGTGATATTAGCCGCCGCGATGGAACTGGCACGCCGTTGGGCCACGGCGCAGCCGTCCGCGCCGCCGGTGCTCGACTCGAGTGAAGCGCTGTTCATGCGCTATCACCCGCAACTGCGCAGTCGCGGCCGCGAACATTTCGTCGCCGTCGCGCTCGATGGGCGGCACCGATTGTTGCGCGAGCAATGGGTCAGCGCCGGAGATCGCGGCAGCGCCGTGGTTCCGGTCCGCGAACTCTTCGCCGCCGCCCTCGCCTGTCGCGCCGGCGCGTTGGCTGTGCTCCACAATCATCCGAGCGGCGATGCCGCGCCGAGCGCAGACGACCATCACGTGACGGAACACCTCGCTGCTGCGGGTCGCTTCTTGGACATTCCGTTGCTCGATCATTTGATCATCGGCGACAGCGACTACTTCAGCTTCCGCGACGCCGGTCTGCTCGGGTGATCGGGCGGGTGTTCGAAATTCAAACGCGAGCGTTCGGGAATCGAACGGCGTTACGTGCGTAAGTGCGTAGGTCCGTACGTCTTGGAACCAAGTGGATGCCTCGTGACGCACGCATCTACGTACGTACGCACCTACGCACGGTCAGAACATGGCACACCCCTTGCTCTCATACCACACGATGCTCGCGACGATTCACAGTGCGGGACTGCATGGGATCGAGGCCTTTCCGGTCACGGTCGAGGTCGATCTGGCGGCGCATGGATTGCCGGGCTGGCATTTGGTCGGACTCCCGGAAACCGTCGTGCGCGAAAGTAAAGATCGCGTCACGTCGGCATTGCGCAACGCCGGTTTTCAGCTCCGTTATCGGAAGACGACAATCAACCTTGCCCCGGCGCGGCGGCGCAAAGTCGGCAATTACTTCGACCTCCCGATCGCCCTCGGTTTGCTGACTGCGGCACAGTTGCTCTCGCCTACGCACACCGCGCCGTTGCTCTGCGTCGGCGAATTGCTGCTCTCCGGCGAGTTGCAAGCCATTCCCGGGGCGCTTTCGCTCGCGCTGTTCGCGCGCGCCCATGGCGCCGTCCTCGTCGCGCCGGCCGCGAACACGCCGGAGCTGCAACTGGTCCGCGGACTGCGCTACTTCGCTCCGCACACGCTCGGTGAACTCGTGACACAGTTGCACGATACGACGCCCCCCAGCGTGGCCGATCCGCCGCCCTTCACCACCCGACCACCCGCGCTCGATATGGCCGACGTGCAGGGCCAACCGCTCGCGCGCCGCGCCCTCGAAATTGCGGCCGCCGGCCATCATCATCTCCTCTTCCTCGGTCCACCAGGCAGCGGCAAGACGATGCTCGCGGCCCGGCTCCCCGGACTCTTGCCGCCACTCCATCCCGATGAAGCGATCGACACGACGCGCATCTACAGCGCGATGGGACGACTGAACGGCACACCGCTGATCACGACACGTCCATTTCGCGCGCCGCACCACGGCGCCAGCGCAGCAGGACTGGTCGGCGGCGGATCGGTGCCGGAGGCGGGCGAAATCACGCTCGCGCATCACGGCGTCTTGTTCCTCGACGAGATCGCGGAGTTTCGGCGCGACGTGTTGGAAGCGTTGCGCCAACCGCTCGAATCGGGACAGATCACCGTCTCGCGCGCCGGCGTCCACGCGCATTTTCCCGCTCGCTTCTTGTTCGTCGCCGCCGCCAACCCGTGCCACTGCGGATACCTCGGCCATCCGACGGTCGCGTGTCAGTGCACCTTGGCGCAGATCCAACACTACCGGCGGAAACTCTCTGGCCCATTGCTCGATCGGATCGACTTGCATATCGGTATCGGTCCGCTCCCGGCCGACGACATGCTCAACACCCGCCCGGCGGAATCCTCGGCCGTCGTGCATGCGCGGGTCCTCGCGGCCCGCGCCCGACAGGCAGCGCGCTATCACGCTCTTCCTGCGGCCACCAACGGCGCGCTCTCCGCTGCGGAGACGCGGCGTTGCTGTGCGCCGGCGCCCGAGGCCCGCCAATTGTTGATCGCCGCGATCGAACGCCACGGTCTATCCGCCCGCGCGTACGATCGCGTGCTCCGCATCGCGCGCACCATTGCCGACTTGGCCGACGACGACACGTTGGCTGCCCCATACGTCGCAGAGGCGCTGCAATACCGCGTGTTGGATCGGCCACTATGAAGCACGCCACGATCGAAGATTTGCTTGGAATGCCTGCAAATTCTGCCTATACTGTAGGCATGAAACAAAAACTGACGGAGCAGTATACGATCCGCAACATCCCGGCGGCATTGAAT from Deltaproteobacteria bacterium includes the following:
- a CDS encoding YifB family Mg chelatase-like AAA ATPase; translated protein: MLATIHSAGLHGIEAFPVTVEVDLAAHGLPGWHLVGLPETVVRESKDRVTSALRNAGFQLRYRKTTINLAPARRRKVGNYFDLPIALGLLTAAQLLSPTHTAPLLCVGELLLSGELQAIPGALSLALFARAHGAVLVAPAANTPELQLVRGLRYFAPHTLGELVTQLHDTTPPSVADPPPFTTRPPALDMADVQGQPLARRALEIAAAGHHHLLFLGPPGSGKTMLAARLPGLLPPLHPDEAIDTTRIYSAMGRLNGTPLITTRPFRAPHHGASAAGLVGGGSVPEAGEITLAHHGVLFLDEIAEFRRDVLEALRQPLESGQITVSRAGVHAHFPARFLFVAAANPCHCGYLGHPTVACQCTLAQIQHYRRKLSGPLLDRIDLHIGIGPLPADDMLNTRPAESSAVVHARVLAARARQAARYHALPAATNGALSAAETRRCCAPAPEARQLLIAAIERHGLSARAYDRVLRIARTIADLADDDTLAAPYVAEALQYRVLDRPL
- a CDS encoding RNA pseudouridine synthase, with product MLFQSETCVVIDKPAGMPVQRHPQHHAATIEDQMPGWLPVHRLDNETSGCLLLAKTPEVYEMLRAQFERQLVAKTYLAIVHGLTPETFAVETPIAHHARKEHRMVPAVPGAQFRGQPQAARTEVTTIHHYYPNAARPVALSLVRIVIPTGVRHQIRVHLNLHGFPIVGDKLYGKRVLHSQFTMPRHLLHAHRLTFTPPEGEAPVTAEAPSPDDFSL
- the radC gene encoding DNA repair protein RadC, which gives rise to MGIGAWPVGERPREKMVAHGARALSDAELIAILLRSGTRGQSACDVARELLTHCSGLHGLMGAELDEVATVPGVGRVKAVILAAAMELARRWATAQPSAPPVLDSSEALFMRYHPQLRSRGREHFVAVALDGRHRLLREQWVSAGDRGSAVVPVRELFAAALACRAGALAVLHNHPSGDAAPSADDHHVTEHLAAAGRFLDIPLLDHLIIGDSDYFSFRDAGLLG
- the trxB gene encoding thioredoxin-disulfide reductase, producing MHNVIILGSGPAGCTAAIYAARADLKPLVIEGSQPGGQLTITTEVENYPGFPKGVMGPELMDLFRAQAAHFGTEFVQAHIERVELGARPFTLHAGLKSWQTQTLIVATGASAKLLGIPSEAQLMGHGVSACATCDGFFFRDQDVFVIGGGDTALEEATFLTKFARTVTIVHRRDQLRASKAMQHRATHHPKIRFIWDSAVDEIFDVQQHKVTGLRLKNLKTGALSDHAADGVFIAIGHQPNTQLFAGSLEMDAVGYLQTKPGSTHTNIPGVFVCGDAQDHTYRQAITAAGTGCMAAIDAERFLQG
- a CDS encoding HAMP domain-containing histidine kinase, with product MAEGREQMQAVVSTLSHELRSPMAIVKAALANLREEVGGTLTDTQATWVATAERQCDRLLRLIQNHLEFSRLTSGRVRLTRTRVSLSPLLEQVRDDFQHQAKARGLELTLELEEDLPEIEADPDSLVQVLHNLIGNALRFASAQVRIEACRDMGEVRLSVCDDGPGIDPLRAAMLFDHYTQLARQADVDGYKGTGLGLAIAREIVNLHDGRLWVESIPGAGARFHCVFPAVVELVAPPPPVNPVVPAPFATAEGF